GCCGCCGAGTCTTTCGACCAGAGTGGTGACCTGATGATGGGTCAGTCCGAATGCCGACAACCAGGCCATGACGGCGTTGACGCTGCGGTTCTTCAACCATTCGTCACGCAGCCGCCGGGCAGCATCCAAGGGCAGCCGAGCTTTGAGCGCGATGCGCTCGGGGTCATTCAGAAGGGTTTCTTCAAAGGCGTCGCCGAAACTCTCGACGATCAATCTGGCCTTGGCCGGACCAATGCCCTTGATCTCCGGATGGTTGGCCAGATAGTGGATCAGCCCCTCCGGATCGAGTTCGAGGTCGTGCTCCATCCCGTCGACCTTGAACTGACGGCCGTATTTGGGATGGGTGGCCCACGACCCGAGCAGGACCACAGGCTGATTTTCCCGGGCGAACAAATTGCCCGCGAACTGGACTTCCTCACCGGTCGGGGTGAGCAGTCGGCCTGCGGAGAACTTGGGTCCGGCATAGTAAACGCGCTCTATTCTTCCCCGGAGTCGCGCCGGGTTACTCTCATTTCTTTTTGGCATCTCGCGATCCTCCGGTGAAAACGTGTCAGGTACTCCTCGACAAAACGGCAGGCGGCCTGCCGGTCCGAGCAGAAGTAGACGGGGACACCGAAGTCGACGACGATGGAGGCGACCGTTCCGATCAGCGCGTGCGGGTGGGCATCGCTGCGGTAGCGGCCATCGACCAGATCGCGAAAGTTGCATTCGACAACCACGCAGGCGGATTCGTAGGCTGAGAGCTTTTCCAACTCGCGGTGAAACCGCTTTCGCCCCCGGATGACGGTGGAGACGAAATCCGTCAGGGATTTGCGCTCCACCGCCACCCGTTCCTCGAGGCCGACCAGTGAGTAATCACCGGCGGGCAGCGCCTTGCGAACCGCCGAAATTTTGTCGCTATCGAAGCTGTAGGGCTCCTGTTCGCGGGTGTCGACGACAACGGTGATCCGGTCCATCATCAGAACGGGA
This genomic interval from Desulfocurvus vexinensis DSM 17965 contains the following:
- a CDS encoding ERCC4 domain-containing protein, which translates into the protein MMDRITVVVDTREQEPYSFDSDKISAVRKALPAGDYSLVGLEERVAVERKSLTDFVSTVIRGRKRFHRELEKLSAYESACVVVECNFRDLVDGRYRSDAHPHALIGTVASIVVDFGVPVYFCSDRQAACRFVEEYLTRFHRRIARCQKEMRVTRRDSGEE